A single window of Malus sylvestris chromosome 5, drMalSylv7.2, whole genome shotgun sequence DNA harbors:
- the LOC126620670 gene encoding uncharacterized protein LOC126620670: MAAEVSSLFRVLSGYSDDQHLSVGSGSSGEKSTALITRDLLGGSGSSPSTLPNDSQELDLDLQVPNGWEKRLDLKSGKVYLQRCSAQNSHSISYQNNQTNPTVPKMQDLNFPPSPSSKIPLNLFDDTSSNLDLKLVSSSPPPSCSNQSLCTLDKVKSALERAEKEPIKRRSSSMLKSSSPTYSSSSSSIKETEEADSEDKQYASPFAAGCPGCLSYVLIMRNNPKCPRCNSVVPLPTVKKPRIDLNRSN, encoded by the exons ATGGCTGCTGAGGTGAGCTCTCTGTTTCGGGTTCTAAGTGGGTACAGTGACGATCAGCATCTGAGCGTTGGGAGTGGTTCTAGTGGTGAGAAATCAACTGCTCTGATTACAAGAGACTTGCTTGGTGGTAGTGGGTCGTCTCCTTCAACTCTTCCCAACGACTCCCAGGAACTGGACCTCGACTTACAGGTCCCCAATGGCTGGGAAAAGCGCTTGGACTTGAAG TCAGGGAAAGTGTATCTTCAAAGGTGCAGTGCCCAAAATTCACATTCAATCTCATATCAAAACAACCAAACCAATCCAACAGTTCCAAAGATGCAAGATTTGAACTTCCCTCCATCGCCATCGTCGAAAATCCCACTAAATCTCTTTGATGATACCAGCTCTAACCTTGATTTGAAACTGGTTTCATCATCACCACCACCCTCATGCAGTAACCAGAGCCTGTGCACTTTGGACAAGGTAAAATCCGCCCTCGAACGAGCAGAGAAGGAACCGATCAAGAGGCGATCTTCGTCCATGTTGAAGTCATCTTCGCCAACTTACTCATCGTCGTCGTCATCCATCAAAGAAACTGAGGAGGCAGACAGTGAGGACAAGCAATACGCATCACCATTTGCAGCAGGGTGTCCTGGTTGCCTATCTTATGTGTTGATAATGAGAAATAACCCTAAATGTCCTAGGTGCAATTCGGTTGTTCCGCTGCCTACGGTGAAGAAACCTCGGATCGATCTCAACAGATCAAAttga
- the LOC126621230 gene encoding transcription factor MYB58-like, whose amino-acid sequence MGGKGRSPCCDKEKVKRGPWSPAEDLRLITFIQKNGHDNWRALPKRAGLLRCGKSCRLRWINYLRPDVKRGNFTIEEEESIIRLHEALGNKWSKIAAHFPGRTDNEIKNVWNTHLKKRLKRQNLPCSSSSSSSTTTTLLSGGKPSVGGGEELIEHQSAEETSMATHNKPHEPCSLTIQENPNHHDSPMELTNDPKELTGLTTSSSNVSSNESNGSSSSSQVVGMSRPGAEEQQMDDSNYFSGIFDFPFESDSYFWDMFNDFEPLQSNLVQVLHEADEANCQRSGLGQVENGKWLSYLESELGLEVTPTESEKNNQEILPKYATEQPIFPEAFDKMPNPTEADESMDYFNSNVAFATQQFLHSN is encoded by the exons ATGGGGGGAAAGGGAAGATCGCCATGTTGTGATAAGGAGAAAGTGAAGAGGGGTCCTTGGAGCCCTGCTGAGGACTTGAGGCTCATTACTTTCATTCAGAAAAATGGCCATGATAACTGGAGGGCTCTCCCTAAGCGAGCAG GTTTGCTGAGATGTGGTAAAAGTTGCCGTTTGAGATGGATTAATTACCTTAGGCCTGATGTGAAGCGAGGGAACTTCACTATTGAGGAAGAGGAGTCCATAATCAGGCTACATGAAGCCTTGGGAAACAA GTGGTCAAAAATTGCAGCACATTTTCCGGGAAGAACGGACAATGAGATTAAGAATGTGTGGAACACTCATCTAAAGAAAAGATTGAAACGCCAAAATTTACCATGCTCTTCCTCGTCATCTTCTTCTACTACTACTACATTATTGTCTGGTGGAAAACCAAGTGTAGGAGGAGGGGAAGAACTAATTGAGCATCAATCTGCTGAAGAAACTAGCATGGCCACCCACAACAAACCTCATGAGCCATGCAGTTTGACaattcaagaaaaccctaatcatCATGATTCTCCAATGGAATTAACAAATGATCCCAAGGAGTTGACAGGGTTGACCACTTCTTCTTCTAATGTTTCTTCTAATGAATCCAATGGCTCAAGTAGTTCCAGCCAAGTTGTTGGTATGTCAAGGCCAGGTGCAGAAGAGCAGCAAATGGATGATTCAAACTACTTTTCAGGAATTTTTGATTTTCCATTTGAGTCTGACTCttatttttgggacatgtttaATGACTTTGAGCCACTCCAGTCAAATTTAGTCCAAGTACTTCATGAGGCTGATGAGGCTAATTGCCAGAGATCGGGCTTGGGACAAGTGGAAAATGGGAAGTGGCTTAGTTACTTGGAAAGTGAACTTGGACTTGAAGTAACACCAACAGAGAGTGAGAAAAATAACCAGGAGATTTTACCAAAGTATGCAACTGAACAACCAATCTTCCCAGAGGCCTTTGACAAAATGCCAAACCCTACAGAAGCTGACGAGAGCATGGATTACTTTAATTCAAACGTGGCCTTCGCCACACAACAATTCCTCCATTCAAATTAG